The Glutamicibacter mishrai DNA window GGCTTCAAATGGAATGCCGAACTCGGCCAGTGCCTGGGCTGCCAGGCGCATGACCGGCCAATCGGAATCCGAACCCATAACTAGGCCGACAAGAGGTGCATCAGACATCAGATTTTTCCTTGGGTATGTCATTGGTAAGAGCCACTGCCCGAAGGTGCAGTGGCTCTTGCTGGAATAAAGGTTAGTTCTTGGCGTCCACGCCGTCGCGGATCAGCGCGGCGACCTTATTGGCCTGCTCGCGCAGTTCATCCACGCTTTGCCCGGCATCGGCCACCACATTCACATGCCCGATCTTGCGGCCAGGGCGAACGGACTTGCCATAGGCATGGACCTTCACCTCGGGGGCCGCGGCCAGGGCGGCGGCGAAGGCGGAGTACAGGTCTTCGTTGGCGCCACCGAGGTAGTTCTTCATGACGGTGACTCCGAGTTCGCGGGTCTGGCCCAAGGGCAGATCCAAGACGGCACGCAGGTGCTGCTCGAACTGGCTGGTGACCGAACCGTTCATGGTCCAGTGCCCGGTGTTGTGCGGGCGCATCGCCAATTCATTGATGACGAATCCGGCACCGACGCCAGGGGTTTCGAAAAGCTCGGCAGCCATCACGCCGGTGACACCGAATTCGTTGGCGATCCGCAGGGCGGCCTCGGCGGCTGCAGTGGCGGTGGCCTGGTCGAGGTCCTGCGCGGGAGCGATGACCTCGTCGCAGACGCCATCAACCTGAATCGTGTGGACCACGGGCCACGCCTTGGCTTCACCGGAAGGAGTGCGGGCTACCAATGCGGATAGCTCGCGGGAGAAATCGACCTTGTCCTCGGCCAGCAGCGGGCCGTTGGCAAACCAATCGGCGGCATCCTTGGCGTCCTGGACGTTATCGAGCATGCGCACGCCCTTGCCGTCGTACCCGCCGCGAGGCGTCTTGAGCACGATCGGCCAACCGGTTTCCTCGCCGAAGCTGATCAGCTCTTCGACGGTCTCGACCTTTGCCCAGGCAGGGTTGGGCAGGCCCAGGCGTTCAATGGCTTCACGCATGACCAGCTTGTCCTGGGCGTGGATCAGCGCTGCGGGACGAGGCTGGATGTTGACGCCTTCATCAATCAGCGTGGTCAGGAATTCGTTGGGGACATGCTCGTGGTCAAAGGTGACGACGTCCTTGCCCTGGGCGAAGGCGCGCAGGGTATCGAGGTCCTTGTAGTCGCCCACGGGCGCATCTGGAACGCTGCGGGCGGCCGAAACGTCAGGCCCTTCGGCCAGGATATGAAGTTCAAATCCTAGGTTCAGGGCCTCGGGGGCCATCATTCGGGCTAGCTGCCCGCCACCAATCACACCAATTTTTGGAAAGCTCACGATATCTAGGGTATCGAAAGCGCGGTTCAGAATCGCATGCGAGATGTCTGATTACTCTCACAATTCGGTCAATCTCCAGAAAATACGGATAAAATAGCTAGATCGCGTGCCCGGAGTTCGGCTCCGCGCGCCCTGTTACTGCTAGCCAGACGGGAACTTGATTCCCTGGAGGACCATTTGCTCGAGCGCATCAAATCAAAAATTGCCGGACTCATCTCGCTGTTCTGGCGTGAAGTTGCGAAGTTCGGCGTCGTTGGTGGCATCGCGTTCATCATTGACTCGGGCATCTACGTCTGGCTGCTGCACGGTTCCATGAGCGACTCGCAGGTGAAGGCAAAGATCATCGCCGGTGTCGTTGCGACCATCTTCTCCTGGGTAGCCAACCGCTACTGGACCTTCCGCCACCGCCGCCAGGCCAACGTGGTCCGCGAGTTGGTGATGTTCATCATCATGAACGCCATCGGCTTGGGCATCGCAGCAGCCTGCGTTTGGGTGACCAAGTACTGGCTGGGCCTGACCGATCCGACCTCGGTGTTCATCGCCGGCTCGGTGGTCGGCTTGATCCTGGGCACCATCTTCCGCTTCTTCGCCTACCGCTTCTGGGTCTTCGGCAACGAAATGGATGAGGAAGAAGAATTCGCCCACGATCACGAACTCCTCGGGCGGCCTAAAACCGATACCGGTGCAGCGGTGGATGGATCCACCGGTCCCACCGATACCGGTTCAACGCCGAAGGTCATGCGCTAGCAGGCAGGCTCATAGTCGAAGTTGATGCGCTCGCCCTCACGCAAGCGCTCGGTGACTTCCACGCCATCTTCCACGAGCACCACTGCATCGCCGACAGTCCACTGGCCGATCAAATAAGGCAGAAGAGCCAGCAGCGGCTGCTGCACGCGCACCAGGATGGTGCCCTGCGCCTCAACGGAACTGCCAAAGAGCTCATTGAGCGTCAGAGCCGAACCGGTGCTGCTTGCCAGAGCGGTTGTCGAGGAAGAAACGGCCGACGGGTAGAACTGATCACCATAAGAACGTACCGAGGCATTAAAGTCCTCGGCGACGGGGCCGAGATCCGAGCCGAAGGACAGCGCGAGAGCTGCCGGGTTCACGGCGAGGATTTCACTGCTTCCCGGGATGTGTTCATCGTTGGGCTCGGCCGTGATCCACAGCGCGGCCTGCGCGGCGTTCTCATGTCCGGCGTCGACGAGGGTCGCGCCATGATGCAATGAGGCCAGCGCGAGCACCAGGGACTTCCAGTGCGGGGCGAGATCGATAACGACGGTGGAGCCTTCATCCAGGTCGAAAAGATCGCTGAGCAAATTGGCGCTTTTGGCTACCCAATTGTCAAATACTCGCGCGGAGAGCTCGATGCGCTCACCGCTGCGTGAGTGCCACGTCAGCCACGGGGAAGCCGAGGCCCGTCGTGGCGCAAGTAGTTCCTCTGTGAAAGTTCCTTGCCGTTGAATGCTGCTCATTGAACGTCCTTTAAAACTAGATACTGAGAATTCACCGAGAATTCAAGCAAATCGAGACTCGCCCGTCTCATCTGCCTGTTTTGACGGCGTGTTGTGCCGAGAGTTTCCTGAGAAGTCTTCTTAGAATGACCTCCCCACTTGACTCTAGCGGAGTTACACGGATGTAATTAGAGGGTGAGTCCGGCGGAATCCATCACATTCTCTAGATTGATGGAATAAATGCTGCCGGATGGGTAGGTGCCAGAGAAGGCCCAATCCACTCAAACCAATCGAAAGGTCAACATCACCATGGCGAATCTGGAGCAGGGGTACTCCGAATTTTCGACCTCGGCTGTGGCGTCCGCTCAGTACGGGCTTGAAGACGCACCGTCTGACTGGTTTGTCGACCCTCAAGCCGGTGAGTCCGCACGTGTTGCAGTAGCAGCCGATCTGGAGACCGCGGCCGACAATTACCTTAAAGAGCACGACACGGCACCGGACGCTGAAGAAATTCCTTCAGTCGGATCCTGGGCGCCGGAACTGGATGAGGACGAAGAAGTACGCGACACCATCAAGGCCGTATGGCTCGGTGTTGGCGGCGAAGTTGATGAAGGCGAACTGGGCTGGCAAGCCCGCGCACTGTGCGCCCAAACGGACCCGGAAGCGTTTTTCCCTGAAAAGGGTGGTTCGACTCGCGACGCGAAACGCGTCTGCGGCGCATGTGTTGTCCGCTCTGAATGTCTAGAATATGCCTTGAGCAATGATGAGCGCTTCGGCATATGGGGAGGGCTCTCAGAGCGCGAACGTCGCCGTCTACGGAAACGAGCAATCTAATTCGTCCGCCAATTCACGTCACCGCCATCGTTGCCTCGCACGATGGCGCTGACTTTTTACCACGCACTTTGGCCGCGCTGCGCAACCAGTCGCGGCCTATTGAACGATTTGTCGGAGTCGACGCTTCTTCCTCCGATGCTTCATTTGAAGTACTTCGGGCCAACCTACCCTCCAACGCAGCCCTGCTGCTGGCCGAGGAAGGATCCCTGGGCCTGTCCCTGGAAGTAGCTGTCTCGCAGCTTCCAGAAGCTCGCGCCGACCGAGATGAGTGGCTGTGGATCATCCACGATGACTCCATGCCGGCACCCGATGCTCTTGAAAACTTGACGCGAGCCGTCGAAGCTTCCGAGTCGGTGTCTATCGCTGGCTGCAAGTTGCTGGATATCGACAACCCGCGGCACCTGGCCGAAGTGGGCCTGAGCGTAGACCGCAAGGCCCAGCGCCTGACCATGATCGATACCGACGAAGTCGATCAGGGCCAGTATGACGGACGCAGCGACTACTTTGCCGTGTCCTCGGCAGGCATGTTCATCCGCCGCGAAGTCTTCGAAGACCTCGGCGGATTCGACCCGGCAATTCCAGGCCGCGGCGACGACGTAGATTTGTGCTGGCGAAACCGCTTGGCCGGGCACCGCGTGGTAGTGGTCCCGACCGCCAAGATGTACCACCAGGTCGAGGTAGTCGACTCCCTGGCTGGACCGCGCGAAGCCAAGCGCTCGGAAGTCTTCCAGCGACTGAAGTTCGCTTCGCCGCTGGCTTTGCCATTCCTATGGATCGGGCTGCTCTTCGGAGCCATCGGCCACTTCCTGATGGCCTTGCTGGCCAAGGACCCCGGCCATGGGTTCAGCCACCTCGGCGCGACCCTGCGTGGCCTGTTCACCCCGGGCAAGCTGGCGGCCTCGCGTCGCAACGTCTCCCAGATTCGACAGGTTCCCCGCCGGCAGGTGCGCAAGCTGATGACCTCGGCTGCCCAAGTGCGCGAATACCGCCGCAACCTGAATACCGGACGCGACGATGCTGAAGTCTATGGCGATGGCAGCGGAGCTGACGCCATGGTGGAGCCCAGCGGCGATAACTTCTCGGACTTCGTCCGTATCGCCCGCCCGCCACGCACCACCGCGGTCCTGTCCCTGATCTTCGCCCTGCTGCTTTCCGTCGCCGCCTCGCTGATCGCTTGGCGCAACGTGCTGGGCGCTTCCGCTCTTTCCGGTGGCGCCTTGCGCCCGTTCTCGCAGAGCACCCAGGAAGTCGGCGCCAACGCCCTGTCCTGGTGGCAGAGCATCGGCACCGGTGTGAGCGCGCCGCCTGACAACTCCGATATCCTCTTCTGGCTGTTCTCGCTGGCGACTTTTGGCCACGCCAACCAGGCCTCGCCCTACCTCTTCCTCGCAGCCATGCCATTAGCGGCACTGACCGCATGGTGGGGCATTGGAGCGGTCAGCCGCTCCCGAGCCGTACGATTCTTCGCGGCGCTCATCTGGGCACTGCTGCCATCGCTGACCTCGTCCTTGGCCTCCGGCCGCGTCGGTTCAGCCATGGTGCATATCCTCCTGCCGGTCTTTGTCCTGGCAATCCTGCGTTCCATGAACGCTCAGGTAGCCGTCGAAGGGGCCAAGCCCAAGACTGCGAAGCAGCAGTCGGTTTCGGCCTGGACGGCCTCAGCTTCGGCAGCCTTGCTGCTCTGGGCGATCTCCGCAGGATCGATGGCATTCTTCCTCACCGCCACCGTGTTGATCTACGCCTTGGCTTTGTCGTCGCTGCAGCGAGCACGCAGCCTGTGGTGGATCCCGTTGCCGGCCGTGGTGTGGAACCTTCCGCTGTTGGTGGCTTCGCTGAGCGAACCACGACTGCTCTTCACCGAGCCAGGTGCTGCCACAGCATTCTCGCCGGCATCGCCATGGCAAATGCTGCTCGGCTTCCCGGAGGCCTTCGACCCCAAGGTCGGCTTGGTCGGCTGGGACATGCTGCCTGCCGGCCCATGGGCACTGGTTGCCGCACTCCTGGTCGGCGCGCCAATCATCTTCATGGCGGTCTTCGGCACCCTGAGCTCCGCATTCAGCTTCAATGCCGTCATGCGCCGCAACTCCCGCCGGCTGCTCTGGGCAGCTGTGATCGCCGTGGCCGCAGGATGGGCCATCGGCTTCATCCCGGTCACCATGGATTCGCATACCGCGGTAACCGCGTACACCGGACCATTTGTTTCCTTCGCGGTATTCGCCCTGATGGCTGCCGCAGCCAATGCCTTGGCCGCTTTGCGCCACGAGGACAAGCCACGAGCCATTCGCGCAGGTGCCCCTCGGCCGCTCTTGGGCCTGATGGCCGCACTGAGCGTTGTGGCAGTTCTGGCTTCCGGCTCGGTGCTCCTGGCTACGCAGCTGAACCCGGCTACAACCTCGGAATCCCTGTCCAAGCTGGTCAACACCCAGCAGGTGGGCTCATCGCAGCCACGTACCCTGCCAGCCACGGCGGCCGATGCAGGACGTTCGGAATTCCAGGAACGCACCCTGGTGCTCAGCCCGCGGTCTTCCGGAGAAATCGACAGCCAGCTGGTCTCCGGCTCTGGCGAAACCCTGGATAGCATCAGCCGCTTCTCGCAGGTCAAGGCGCTGGGCGGAAGCCTGCTGGATCCAGAACGCAATGAAGGATCCATCACCGCTTCGGTGCAGAGCAAGGCAGTGGCCATGCTGCTCTCCGAGTCGGCACTTGATTCCCGCGAGTCGCTGCGCGAACTGGGCATCGGCTACATCGTCCTGAACGAAACCGGCGAATCCGTTCCCGCAACTGTGCGCACCCTTGACGCTGCCACTGGCCTGGCGTCTGTAGGCCAAACCGACAGCGGCTGGCTCTGGCGCGTGGATTACGGAACTTCGGCTGGCGCCGAAGGAACCGGTTTCGCACGCCTGGTCAGTGAAGATGGCACAGTCACGGTGCTGCCGAGCGAACGCGGAAAGAACAGCAAGGTGGAAATCCCTGCGTCCGATTCGAAGCGCACCCTGGTCCTGGCTACGCCCGCCGATGCCAAGCTGCGGGCAAGTATTAACGGTGACGCGCTGCGCTCCGTCGCTTACCCTGAGGATTCGGACACTCGCTGGGCACAAGCCTTCGAAGTTCCCGCCGAAGGCGGCGAACTGACGCTGTCGCACAAGGAAGTCATGGCAACCCCAGTCCTGATTCTTGGCTGCCTAGTCCTGCTGATCACCATCTTGCTGGCCATCCCGGTTCCAAGCTCCCGGCGCTTCGCGAACTACCGCAATAGCGATTACCGGTTCCGTGAACCACGGGCAGAAGACGAAGAACTGGCAGACGGTTCCGAGGTTTTGGCGGCGGCTGAAGTACAGAGCCCTTCCACGGCTACCGGCGTGCTTCCGCAGAGCCGACGCGAGGCCCGTGAGCGTGCCAGCGAGATCCGAGAGAACTTGACCCCGAAGCTCAACGACCGAATTTCGGACGATGACGCCGAGCAGGAGAAGAAGTAGTGAGCGACGAGAAGAACGTGAACTCAGCGGATTCTGCTGACAAGCCAGCCGAGCAGGTTCCTGCGCCAAAGCCAGTGGCAAGCCCGCAGGAATCGGCGGCACCTTCGCAACCTGTATCCGCCGCCCTGTCCCGGGCTGAGCAGAAGGCCGCCAAGGCCAAAGCCAAGGTCGATGCAAAGCTCGAAAAGGTGCGCGCCAAAGAAGCGCAACAGCGTGCCAAGGCCGATGCGAAGAACGCGGCCAAGGAGCAGAAAGCTCGCGAGGCTGAGCAAGAAGCCGCAGCCAAGGCCGAGGCCAAGGCCGAGAAGAAGGCTGAGGCCAAGGAAACTGCCAAGCCTGCGGCTGCGCCAGCTTCTACGCCTGAGGCCAATGCCAAGGCCGAGCCCAAGGCCGAGCCGGCCAAGGAATCCGAGCCTGCCAGCGAGAAACCATCGAAGGCAGCGGGCACCCCAGTCGCAGAACCAGCATCCGACGCCAAGCCAGAGGTTGCCTCTGAGGCCAAGGACCAGCCAGCTGTAGCGCCGGCGCAGGATCCGGTCTCGCCCGAGGCCCATCCGGCGCACAAGGCCGCCAACACATCGACCCCGCCGGCGCCTGTTGCCGCTCATGAACCAAAGGCTGCCCACAAGGCAGAACCGGAGAAATCCGAATCGGACAAGACTTCTGCTGGCAAGGCTGAAACGCCGGCCGAGGGCAAGAGCCAGGCCGCACAAACCGCTGGTGCTTCGGCAGCTGCCGCGGCAACTGGCGCAGCAGCGACCCCTGCAGCAACAACCCCAGAAGCTGCGTCCAAGGACACCGCCGGGGAACCGGAAAACGCCAAGGCCACCAAGCGGCGCCGCAAGCTGGAAAAGATCCGCGCAGCCGAGGCAGCTAAGGAAGAGCAGGCCCACAAAGCCCAGGCCACCGAAGCAAGCCCGGCCAGCGAGTCCACCGACGGCAAGGTCAACGCGCGCCGCAAAAAGCTGGACAAGGCACGAGTCGCCGCGAGCAAGAACGCGGCCACCGCGCCCACCCGCAAGAAGACCGGTGCCGTGCTGCTGAGCCTGGCTGCGGTCATCGCTGCCGGCGCAGTGGTTGCTGGCGGATCCGTGATCGCTCCGAAGGCCGCGGAAAAGACGCTGCCAGCGGCCGTGACCAACCTGCCGGCAGGCGATGCCAGCAGCATCTGCGCGCCCACCCCGCAATTGCTCAAGGGCGTTGACGGCACCGACCCGCAGTTCGCCGCCGGTGCCAAAGAGATCTCCAGCAATCTGCGCAGCATTGCCGTTTCGGACCTGGCCAAGCGCATCCCCGGATCCTCGTTCGCCAAGCTTGACGGCTCATCGGAACGTTCGCTGACCAAGCGCATCGCAGAAGCCGAAGCCCTGGAAGCACGCGGTTCAGATGACGACGGACAGACCGGACGCACGAGCAAGATCTCGACCATCAATGACGCTGACGATGCGCAGGTCTATTCGCTGCAGCCCCTTGGCGGCCTGGCCTCGGAAGGCAGCGCGCTGCGCAGCTACCAGGCCAAGGACGGCGACCTTGCAGGATTGGCCACCGCCACCTGCCAGGCGCCAGCATCGAACTGGCGATTCACCGGCTTGCAGACCAGCACCGGTTCGACCAGCGTGATGAACCTGTCGAATCCGACCCATACCACCGCTCAGATTTCCGTCCGCTTGCGCGGGCCAGAAGGCCTGATCGACACCCCGACCCTGCAGAGCATCGTCCTGGCGCCGGGGGAGAGCCGCGCCCTGGTTCTGGGTGGTTACGCACAGAACATGGATTCGGTCTCTGCAGAGGTCACCAGCGTTGGCGGCAAGATCACCGCCTCGGTGCAGCAAGCCGCACTGCGCGGGTTGACCCCATCCGGCGTGGACTTCGTGGCTCCGAATGCCTCGGCATCCAACACCCAGGTGATCCCGGGCGTCTGGATCGATGAGAAATCAAATGCCGATGCCCTGAGCAAGGACGATAGCTCCCTGGTGCCGCAGCTGCACGTTTCCGCCACCGGTTCCTCCGGCGCCGGCTACAAGGTCAAGGTCCTGGGCAAGGACGGCGAAGTAGCCGCCAGCTTTGATGACAACCTTGCGGTGGCCTCCAACGCCACCGATGTGCAGAGCCTCAAGCAGCTTGCTGCCGGCTACTACACCATCGTGGTGGAATCGGACGCTCCGGTGACCGCTGCGGTCCGCATGGTCCGAGGCAGCAACCCGAAGGACTCCTCGGATACCGCATGGGCCGCCAGCTCCAACGTTTTGGCCGGAACCCAGGCCATGCCGCTCCCGGCCAATGGCACCGGCAAATTCTCGTTGGCCGCGGTCGACGCGGATTCCTCCGTGGAAGCCACGGTGGTGCGCAAGGATGGGAAGCTCAGCAAGGGCAGGAAGCTGGAGATCAATGCTGGATCCAGCATTGTCTTCGATCCGAAAACCGTGGCGGATGACGCGCAGGCAGTGATTTTCTCTACCGACGCGAACACCTACATCGGAGCCCTGACGCTTAGCTCTGAACGTTCTATCGCCTGGGCTGCCATGCCTCAGGCTAATGCCGGTCGCGACGGCATTGTGGTGAATATCGGCGGGTAGCCTCCCGCCACCAAGGAATAGTTTTATGGTTACCCCCTTCGGCTGGCTCGCCAGCCGAATCGCCCTGGAGCGCCGTTCGCTGCGCGCTGCCAGCCTGACCGCCATGGTCGCTGCCATCTTGATCATTGTCGGCGGAGGAGTGGTCCGCGTGACCGGCTCAGGCCTGGGCTGTCCGGACTGGCCGGCCTGCACCGACGGATCCTTGGCGCCAACGGCGCAAATGGGCATCCACGCGACCATCGAA harbors:
- a CDS encoding 5-(carboxyamino)imidazole ribonucleotide synthase translates to MSFPKIGVIGGGQLARMMAPEALNLGFELHILAEGPDVSAARSVPDAPVGDYKDLDTLRAFAQGKDVVTFDHEHVPNEFLTTLIDEGVNIQPRPAALIHAQDKLVMREAIERLGLPNPAWAKVETVEELISFGEETGWPIVLKTPRGGYDGKGVRMLDNVQDAKDAADWFANGPLLAEDKVDFSRELSALVARTPSGEAKAWPVVHTIQVDGVCDEVIAPAQDLDQATATAAAEAALRIANEFGVTGVMAAELFETPGVGAGFVINELAMRPHNTGHWTMNGSVTSQFEQHLRAVLDLPLGQTRELGVTVMKNYLGGANEDLYSAFAAALAAAPEVKVHAYGKSVRPGRKIGHVNVVADAGQSVDELREQANKVAALIRDGVDAKN
- a CDS encoding TIGR03089 family protein, with amino-acid sequence MSSIQRQGTFTEELLAPRRASASPWLTWHSRSGERIELSARVFDNWVAKSANLLSDLFDLDEGSTVVIDLAPHWKSLVLALASLHHGATLVDAGHENAAQAALWITAEPNDEHIPGSSEILAVNPAALALSFGSDLGPVAEDFNASVRSYGDQFYPSAVSSSTTALASSTGSALTLNELFGSSVEAQGTILVRVQQPLLALLPYLIGQWTVGDAVVLVEDGVEVTERLREGERINFDYEPAC
- a CDS encoding glycosyltransferase family 2 protein; amino-acid sequence: MGRALRARTSPSTETSNLIRPPIHVTAIVASHDGADFLPRTLAALRNQSRPIERFVGVDASSSDASFEVLRANLPSNAALLLAEEGSLGLSLEVAVSQLPEARADRDEWLWIIHDDSMPAPDALENLTRAVEASESVSIAGCKLLDIDNPRHLAEVGLSVDRKAQRLTMIDTDEVDQGQYDGRSDYFAVSSAGMFIRREVFEDLGGFDPAIPGRGDDVDLCWRNRLAGHRVVVVPTAKMYHQVEVVDSLAGPREAKRSEVFQRLKFASPLALPFLWIGLLFGAIGHFLMALLAKDPGHGFSHLGATLRGLFTPGKLAASRRNVSQIRQVPRRQVRKLMTSAAQVREYRRNLNTGRDDAEVYGDGSGADAMVEPSGDNFSDFVRIARPPRTTAVLSLIFALLLSVAASLIAWRNVLGASALSGGALRPFSQSTQEVGANALSWWQSIGTGVSAPPDNSDILFWLFSLATFGHANQASPYLFLAAMPLAALTAWWGIGAVSRSRAVRFFAALIWALLPSLTSSLASGRVGSAMVHILLPVFVLAILRSMNAQVAVEGAKPKTAKQQSVSAWTASASAALLLWAISAGSMAFFLTATVLIYALALSSLQRARSLWWIPLPAVVWNLPLLVASLSEPRLLFTEPGAATAFSPASPWQMLLGFPEAFDPKVGLVGWDMLPAGPWALVAALLVGAPIIFMAVFGTLSSAFSFNAVMRRNSRRLLWAAVIAVAAGWAIGFIPVTMDSHTAVTAYTGPFVSFAVFALMAAAANALAALRHEDKPRAIRAGAPRPLLGLMAALSVVAVLASGSVLLATQLNPATTSESLSKLVNTQQVGSSQPRTLPATAADAGRSEFQERTLVLSPRSSGEIDSQLVSGSGETLDSISRFSQVKALGGSLLDPERNEGSITASVQSKAVAMLLSESALDSRESLRELGIGYIVLNETGESVPATVRTLDAATGLASVGQTDSGWLWRVDYGTSAGAEGTGFARLVSEDGTVTVLPSERGKNSKVEIPASDSKRTLVLATPADAKLRASINGDALRSVAYPEDSDTRWAQAFEVPAEGGELTLSHKEVMATPVLILGCLVLLITILLAIPVPSSRRFANYRNSDYRFREPRAEDEELADGSEVLAAAEVQSPSTATGVLPQSRREARERASEIRENLTPKLNDRISDDDAEQEKK
- a CDS encoding DUF5719 family protein, which translates into the protein MSDEKNVNSADSADKPAEQVPAPKPVASPQESAAPSQPVSAALSRAEQKAAKAKAKVDAKLEKVRAKEAQQRAKADAKNAAKEQKAREAEQEAAAKAEAKAEKKAEAKETAKPAAAPASTPEANAKAEPKAEPAKESEPASEKPSKAAGTPVAEPASDAKPEVASEAKDQPAVAPAQDPVSPEAHPAHKAANTSTPPAPVAAHEPKAAHKAEPEKSESDKTSAGKAETPAEGKSQAAQTAGASAAAAATGAAATPAATTPEAASKDTAGEPENAKATKRRRKLEKIRAAEAAKEEQAHKAQATEASPASESTDGKVNARRKKLDKARVAASKNAATAPTRKKTGAVLLSLAAVIAAGAVVAGGSVIAPKAAEKTLPAAVTNLPAGDASSICAPTPQLLKGVDGTDPQFAAGAKEISSNLRSIAVSDLAKRIPGSSFAKLDGSSERSLTKRIAEAEALEARGSDDDGQTGRTSKISTINDADDAQVYSLQPLGGLASEGSALRSYQAKDGDLAGLATATCQAPASNWRFTGLQTSTGSTSVMNLSNPTHTTAQISVRLRGPEGLIDTPTLQSIVLAPGESRALVLGGYAQNMDSVSAEVTSVGGKITASVQQAALRGLTPSGVDFVAPNASASNTQVIPGVWIDEKSNADALSKDDSSLVPQLHVSATGSSGAGYKVKVLGKDGEVAASFDDNLAVASNATDVQSLKQLAAGYYTIVVESDAPVTAAVRMVRGSNPKDSSDTAWAASSNVLAGTQAMPLPANGTGKFSLAAVDADSSVEATVVRKDGKLSKGRKLEINAGSSIVFDPKTVADDAQAVIFSTDANTYIGALTLSSERSIAWAAMPQANAGRDGIVVNIGG
- a CDS encoding WhiB family transcriptional regulator; the encoded protein is MANLEQGYSEFSTSAVASAQYGLEDAPSDWFVDPQAGESARVAVAADLETAADNYLKEHDTAPDAEEIPSVGSWAPELDEDEEVRDTIKAVWLGVGGEVDEGELGWQARALCAQTDPEAFFPEKGGSTRDAKRVCGACVVRSECLEYALSNDERFGIWGGLSERERRRLRKRAI
- a CDS encoding GtrA family protein, which gives rise to MLERIKSKIAGLISLFWREVAKFGVVGGIAFIIDSGIYVWLLHGSMSDSQVKAKIIAGVVATIFSWVANRYWTFRHRRQANVVRELVMFIIMNAIGLGIAAACVWVTKYWLGLTDPTSVFIAGSVVGLILGTIFRFFAYRFWVFGNEMDEEEEFAHDHELLGRPKTDTGAAVDGSTGPTDTGSTPKVMR